CCTAGGAAAACCGTTAACTCTCCTACAAAACCACTCATACCAGGTAAAGCTAGAGAAGCTAGAGAAGCTGCGGTAAATAGAGCAAAAATTCTGGGCATATATTTAGCTAAACCACCCATTTCGTCCATCATTAGAGTATGAGTACGTTCATAGGTAGAGCCACAAAGGAAAAATAGCGCAGCTGCGATTAAACCATGGGAAATCATCTGTAAAACTGCTCCATTCATACCTAACTCGGTAAAGGAAGCAATACCGATGAGTACAAATCCCATGTGGGAAATAGAGGAGTAAGCTAAGCGTCGTTTGAGATTGGTTTGTCCAAAAGCACTGAATGCACCATAAACAATATTAATCACACCAACAATTACTAAAACAGGAGCGAATTTAAGATGAGCGTGGGGTAACATTTCTAAGTTCAGGCGAATTAACCCATAACCACCCATTTTGAGCAGTACACCCGCTAAAATCATGGAAACTGGTGCAGGTGCTTCACTGTGAGCATCTGGTAACCAGGTATGTAAGGGGAAAAGAGGTAACTTCACACCAAAAGCGATTAAAAAGCCGACGTAAGCTAAGACTTCTACTGCTACGGTATAGTTTTTAGCTGCTAATTCACTGAAATTGAAGGTTATATAGTCTCCAGAGAAGGCTAGGATTAATCCAGAGATGAGGATAAAAATTGACGCTAAAGCGGTGTAGAGGATGAATTTAGTGGCAGCATAACGTCTTTTTGAACCTCCCCAAATCGAGATCAGTAAGTAAACTGGGACTAGTTCAACTTCCCAAAAGATAAAGAATAATAATAAGTCAGAAGCTGTAAATACGCCAATTTGAGCGCTATATAAAACTAGGAGTAAAAAATAAAAGAGACGAGGTTTGTGTTTAATTTGCCAAGAGGCTAAGAGCGCTAAAGTGGTGATTAAGCCAGAAAGAATCACTAAAGGCATTGATAAACCATCAACACCTACAGACCAGTTTAAGCCTATTTGGGGTAACCAAGGGTAACTCTCGGTTAATTGCAGTTGGGTATTGTTAATATTGTAAGAATTCCAGAAGGCGTAAACGATTAAAGCAAAGTCTAATAAGGTAACGCTTAGAGCATACCAGCGAACGGTTTTACCCTCTTTGTCAGGTATGACGGGAATAGCTAGGGCGCTTAATAAGGGTAAAAGTATGATTGCAGTGAGCCAGGGAAAATGGGTAGTCATAGTTGCCTAAGAATTTATACTTACTGAAATCATTATATTAAGTTTTGTCAAGTTTTAACAAGTTTTTTTGGCAATTATTAAGCAAGATAAAAGTCAATGAACTGAAACCCAGATGTTTTCAACTCCTTAATAAAAATTTAACCATTATCTTAAATCCCTACAGGGTAATAGTTTTACTCTTATTTGAGCAAAATGTATCTAAGGCTACAGCAGTTTTGTACTTTTCTTATTCGAGAAATTAGACTAGTATAAGTAAAAGCAGCTTATTACCCAAGTTAATTGATTATGATTACCAACACTTTACCAGCACCAACTACGGTTAAATACTCTATCGATATGATTCGCGACGAAGTTCGTCAACTACTAGATAGAGGTTTCATTAGTCGTCATCAACCTATTTATGTTCTTTGTCAATATATTCCCCCTCGTGAGTGGGTATGTGTAGAATGTGAGTTAGAAAAATGCGACTATCTGTTGAGAGATCAAATTGGTGATCTGGTAGCTTCGGAAAATTGGGATAACGATTAATTACATAAAAATGTCTAAACAACCTTAAAAACCCCCTAATTGGGGGTTAGCGACTCTGACAATAGTTTTGAGCATCATTAAAATAATCTCTTATTTCGGTTAACCATTGATCTTGAGTTGTGTTAAATTCGGCGATCGCTTCGTTAACTAATTCTCTCCATTCTAGGTCATCCTCGGGTAAGATCATCCCATAATAATCACAAGTCAAGGGGTTGCTAGGCAATAAAGTATAAGTCTGGTTAAAATCAAAACCAAGTACTATTCCTTCTCCTAATAAAAGTATTCCATCACTTACCATAGCATCTATATTACCTTGTGCAACTGCTTGCACTCCTCTAGTTCTCCCCGTATTGCCTTGAAATAAAACTAGATTAGCTTCAGGATAGGTTTCTCTTAAATATTTCTCAGTAGTGCTGCCTCGCAATACTCCTAGAGAAACATTAGCTAAATCACTATTTAAATTAATATTTGTTCTTTGACTTGTTTTAAGTAGAAATTGAGTACCACTAACAAAAAAAGCTTCAGAGAAAGTAATCTTAAATCCCGTATTTTCTCTAATAGTATTAGGTCCACATTCTAGATGAACGATATTTTCTTCTACTAACCTGAAACGATTGCTCAGACTAGACTCAATCAATCTAATCGTCAGTGTATCTTGTCCAATTTCAGCTAAAATTTGTTGTCTTAATATGGCAATAAAATCTATACACATACCAGTTAGATTACCTTGATTAGAACGGTAACCAAAGGGAATAGCGTCATCTCTGATACCAACTTTAAGAACTCTATTTTCTCTGAGATAATCAAGGGTAGAATTACCTTGGGCTGGTAAACTAATACCTAAACAAAGAATAGCCAAGAAAAGGGTTTTTAACTTAACAAACCTCATGATCTAGGGTTTAGGCATAGCAGCCATAATAGTTTCAGCGTCAATAACTATTAAAATCTCTCCATTGGCTTTAAGCCAATAACCCCTTAAAAAAGGCACTAATTCAGGAGTCACACTAGATGCGGGAGGAGATTTAATCTCTCCTGGATTTAATAACTCGATGTCTTGGACTTGATTAACTACTAAACCCAATTTTTCCCCGCTGCTATGGACAACGATCGCTCGATGATCAGATTTATTATAGTTTTGTCTATGCCAAGGAGTCAACCCCACCAGATGACCTAAATCTACCATCCAGAGGACTTCTCCCCGCCAATTGTACACCCCCATAGTCCAAGCTGGCATTTGAGGAATAGGTACAATTTTTTCTAATGGTACATTTAGTACCTCGGTGACTTGGTTGATATTGATTAAAATATTAGTATCAGGGACTAGATAGACGCGTAAGAATTGTTCTTCTTTAGCTTGACTAGGATTATTAAATAAATTAGCTACCATGGTGATCTAGAGATTAATTAACTGTTTGACTGTCCGGATAAATTCATCTTGATTGAGAGGTTTAGCTAGATAAGCATTAGCCCCTTGTTTCATTCCCCAAAACTTATCCATTTCGCTATCTTTAGTTGAACAAATGATGATCGGAATTCCTTTAGTTTTGTCTTGACTTTTCAAATCTCTACAAATTTCAAAACCACTACGTCCAGGTAGGACTACATCCAAGACGATTAGATTAGGAGAAGTGGTCTCGATTTTTTCTAGGGCTTCCTCGCCACTATTAGCCACAACCACGTTAATACCTAATTGCTGTAAATACCCTGTGATAATTCCTCTTTGAGTTGGGGAATCTTCAACGATTAAAGCAGTTTCCATTAAATTTACCTCTAAAATAGTTATTTTATAAGCTTAGTATAGCGTTGAAATCACTAGGAGAGATAATTTTCATTAGGATTATAGTTAACTCCCTCCCTTAAATGTTTACGAATAACATTGATCACTACTTCTGCGTCAACGGGTTTACTCAAGAAATCTGACGAACCAACCATTTTAGCCCGAACTCGATCGATGAGACCATCATTACCCGTTAAAATCACAATTGGTGTATGACGGAAAAAAGACAGTTTGCGTAATTGACTGCAGATTTCATAACCATTAGCATTAGGCATAATTAAATCTAAGAAGATTAAATCAGGTTTGCGTGACAGGAGGATAGCGATCGCCCTTAAAGCATCATTAATACCTAGAAACTCATAGCCATTTTGTTTGAGGATTTTTTCCATACTTTGACAAACTAAGGGACTATCGTCAACACAAGCAATCAGATGTTTTTGACCATCTCGACTATTAGAAATTACAGTAGGGATATTAGGGAGAGTCGGTGTAGGAAAATCATCGATTTCCACTAGACGCACTAATCCTTCTTGGATATAGGGAAGTAGAGAACGAGTAACCGTTAGTACATCTCTTTTCATACGTACCGCTAAATCTCGGAGAGTTTGTTGTCCATCGAGTAACTGACTCAGGGTATGATAGATTTGTTCAGAAGTTTTTTGTTGTAATTGTTCTGGTTGAGCGATAATCGGGGCCATATCAGGAGAGCGATCGGCGATTTTAGCTGCTTGCCAACCTTGCCAGAGTTTTTGGGCTTCTACGATTACTTGTTCAGCATCAATCAAGACTAGGCGAGTGGAGAGAGTTTTTTCTGAACTCAGTTTACAAGCGATTTGCATTGCTTGAGTAACATCAAATAGGACTTCGACGATAGTAGCCCTAATCATCTTAGCCGCTTGTTCAAGAGTGACCTTTTGTTGCTCCACCCAAAGACATAATAATTGATATTCCCAGCAAATTCTCAAGTCTTCCACAGGAAGATTATCAATATCAGCTTGTAAAGCGTTAAGATGGGAAGGCATATGGGGAAAATAAATCGCTAAGTGGCGACGCCATCGTCTCACTGGATGAATACCACCAGTAGCGTAGATGATTCTACCCAAATAAAGATAGAATACCCAACGACGATGATCAGGACTTGTCAACTCCAATTGACCGCTAAACCGAGGTTGTTTGAGAGTATCAAAGAAACCTAAACCGGTTTGTTTAGATACAGCAAACTCTTTTAGTGGTCCAGAAGTAAGGGGATTATTGGTACTATCTTCGGAAGTCATCATATTTATTATTGTGCCTACCTATTTTAACGTTAGCATTTTCTGGTTATATCTATAGAGTTCCCTAAATCAATCTAAAAATTTCAACCTCAAAAGAGAAAAATAGCGAGTAGCTTTCGTGGTATTCTAGACTTTCATAGACTGCCCAGAAAAAAGCATGAGCAACGAAAAAATGAGAATTGGTGTATTAGGGTTTGGAGGTTTAGGACAAGCCTCTGTAAGAGTTTTAGCACCTAAACAGTCCATGATCCCCGTAGCAGCAGCGGATCAACAGGGATACATCTACCAACCAGAAGGAATAAATGTCAACGAAGCGATCGCCGTCTATCAACAACAAGGGTCTCTTGGTTATCTCCAACCCAACGGCGTTTTAACAGAGCATAGCATCAAAGAATTAATCAGTAAAGCTAAAGTAGATGGTTATTTTCTAGCCTTACCCAACCTTCCCAATACCTTTATGGTAGAAGTAGCGCGTTTATTTATCTCTCTTGGTTGGCGCGGGGTGTTAGTAGATGCTATCAAAAGAACTAGCGCCCTAAACCAACTCTTAGAATTACAAGAAGAGCTACGAGAAGCAGGGATTACCTATCTAACAGGATGTGGCGCGACACCAGGATTACTAACAGCAGCAGCGGCGATCGCCGCCCAAAGTTACGCAGAAATCCACAACGTTAAAATCACCTTTGGGGTAGGAATAGCCAACTGGGAAGCCTATAGAGGGACAATTAGGGAAGATATCGCCCATTTACCAGGTTATAACCTAGAAATAGCCCAAAAAATGAGTGATGCAGCAGTAGAAGCATTGTTAGAGAAAACTAACGGGATTCTAACTCTAGAAAATATGGAACACGCAGACGATTTAATGTTGGAATTAGCAGGAATCTGCCCACGCGATCGCGTCTCTGTAGGAGGAGTAGTAGATACTCGTAACCCCAAAAAACCCCTAAGTACCAATGTTAAAGTCACAGGGAGAACCTTTGAAGGGAAAATATCCACCCATACCTTTACTTTAGGGGATGAAACCAGTATGGCAGCCAATGTGTGTGGACCTGCTTTTGGTTATCTCAAAGCGGGGAAAACCTTGCACGATCGCGGGATTTATGGCATATTTACCCCAGCCGAGGTCATGCCACAATACGTTAACTAGTCATGAAAATACTGTTATTACACCCCAATTTCCCCGCACAATTTCGTCATGTAGCTGTAGCTTTAGCAGCCCAAGGACATCAAGTAGTCTTTGGTACTCGCAGGGAAGAAGGACAACTAACAGGAGTAAGCAAAGTTATCTATAACCCCTCTAGAGATATTAAACCAGAAACCCATCACTACCTACGCACTCTAGAGGGTGCAGTTTTACAAGGTCAAGCTATTTATCGTCTGATTGAGACCTTAAAACAACAACAATTTAGCCCAGATATTGTCTATGGTCACTCGGGGTGGGGACCGACTCTCTTTATCAAAGACGTACTACCGAAAGCTCAATTACTCTGCTATTTTGAGTGGTTTTATCACTCCCATGGTTCAGACGCAGACTTTGACCCATCTGATCCCTTGAGTGCGGATGATGGTCCTCGCATTCGCCTGAAAAATACACCCATGTTAACGGATTTATATACCTGCGATCGCGGTTTATCCCCAACTTATTGGCAACGTCAACAATTTCCTCAAGAATTCCACTCTAAAATCACTGTACGTCATGATGGGGTAGATACAGGCTTTTTTATCCCCGAACCAGAAAGTAAATTAGTTCTCCCCTCCATTGATTTAGACCTTTCTCAAGCAACAGAAATTATCACCTATGTCGCTAGAGGGATGGAACCCTATCGCGGTTTTCCCCAATTTATGGAAGCAGTGGCTATCCTACAACAACGTCGCCCTAATACTCATGTAGTCATCGTTGGACAAGATCGAGTAGCCTATGGTAAAAATCTCCCTGAAGGTCAAAGTTATAAACAATTGATGTTAGATAAGTTTTCCTTTGATTTGTCTAGACTCCACTTTACAGGTTTATTACCCTATAACCAATACCTGAAAGTCTTGCAAGCCTCCTCAGTACATATCTATCTAACTCGTCCCTTTGTACTATCTTGGTCTATGTTAGAAGCCATGGCAACAGGTTGTCTATTGGTAGCCTCTGATACCCAACCCGTAACCGAAATGATTCAAAATGGCTATAACGGACTCTTGGTTAATTTCTTTGACGTAGAGGCGATCGTTAAACGAGTAGAAGAAGCCTTAGATAATCCTGAGGCTATGTTACCCATTAGAACTAGAGCTAGAGAAACCATTATCAATCAATACGACCTAGCTACACTCCTACCCGAACATCTCAACTGGATTTTAAACCGTGATAGCAAATCCACAACCAAAAAGAAAAAAGGCTTCGGAGGTTAGTAATATCAGTTATAATAGCCAAAATTCAGTATTAAATAAGGTAATTAGCATCAAGTGTTTGTTTTAAGTGGTTACGAATATTTATTGGGTTTCTTCTTCGTTAGCAGTTTAGTGCCTTTGTTAGCTTTAACAGCCTCTAAACTATTAAGACCTAGTGGCGGTGGTCCTGAAAGACGTACAACCTATGAATCAGGGATGGAACCGATTGGGGGAGCTTGGATTCAATTTAACATCCGTTATTATATGTTCGCTTTAGTTTTTGTTGTATTTGACGTGGAAACAGTCTTTTTATACCCTTGGGCTGTAGCCTTTAATCGTCTCGGGTTATTCGCTTTTATCGAAGCCCTAATCTTTATCGCTGTTCTAGTTATCGCCTTAGTTTACGCTTGGAGAAAAGGTGCTTTAGAATGGTCATAGGTGTGCGTCAACTAATTTGAGAGGAATCATGAACCCTAAATCAACCTTGCAACAAGAAACAGAAAAAATTCTTAATCCAGCTAAACCTGGTCAAGTCACCCAGGATTTATCGGAAAACGTCATTTTAACCACAGTAGATGACCTCTATAATTGGGCTAAACTATCTAGTCTTTGGCCCTTACTATATGGTACAGCTTGTTGCTTCATAGAATTTGCAGCTCTGATTGGTTCTCGCTTTGATTTTGACAGATTTGGGTTAGTACCTCGTTCTAGCCCTCGACAAGCTGATTTAATCATCACCGCAGGAACAGTTACTATGAAGATGGCCCCTGCTTTGGTTCGTCTTTATGAAGAAATGCCCGAACCTAAATACGTCATCGCTATGGGTGCTTGTACCATCACAGGTGGTATGTTTAGCTCTGATTCCCCTAGCGCAGTCAGAGGGGTAGATAAACTGATTCCTGTAGATGTTTATATACCTGGTTGTCCTCCTCGCCCTGAAGCGATTATCGACGCCATTGTCAAACTACGCAAAAAAGTAGCTAATGAGTCTCTCCAAGAAAGAGCTTCAAAAACAGAACAAACTCATCGCTACTACAGTATTACACATAATTTGCAAGCAGTAGAACCCATTCTCACTGGTAAATATCTACAAACCATTAATCAACAAACACCTCCACAATTAACCCAGGGAGAACAACCCCTAGCTTCAGAGTTATTACAACCCCAACAGGAGGAAATTAACAGTGACGGAGAATAGTGCAGAATTAGCCCCGGTAGGCAAAGTTGGTAGTTGGTTGACTGCTAATAATTGGGAATACGAAGTACTCCCTAGTGATCATCTCGGGATTGAACTAATCAAGGTTAGCCCAGATTTATTACTACCCATCGCCCAAGCTCTCTATGATCAGGGTTTTAACTATCTCCAATGTCAAGGAGCTTATGATTTAGGTGCTGGTAAAGAATTAGTGAGTTTTTATCATTTAGTAAAACTTACAGATGATGAATCACCCATAGAAGAAGTCAGAATCAAAGTGTTCTTACCTAGAGAAAATCCTGTAGTTCCTTCAGTTTATTGGATTTGGCAAGCTGCTGATTGGCAAGAAAGAGAAAGCTATGATATGTATGGCATTATTTACTCGGGTCATCCCAATCTCAAACGCATTTTAATGCCAGAAGATTGGGTGGGTTGGCCCTTGCGTAAAGATTATATCTCTCCAGACTTTTACGAACTACAAGACGCCTATTAAACTTACTTTCCCCTCTCAACAGAGTGGGGATTTTTTCTAATTATAGTAATAGGGAAGAGTAATAATACC
This DNA window, taken from Gloeocapsa sp. DLM2.Bin57, encodes the following:
- a CDS encoding saccharopine dehydrogenase-like oxidoreductase is translated as MSNEKMRIGVLGFGGLGQASVRVLAPKQSMIPVAAADQQGYIYQPEGINVNEAIAVYQQQGSLGYLQPNGVLTEHSIKELISKAKVDGYFLALPNLPNTFMVEVARLFISLGWRGVLVDAIKRTSALNQLLELQEELREAGITYLTGCGATPGLLTAAAAIAAQSYAEIHNVKITFGVGIANWEAYRGTIREDIAHLPGYNLEIAQKMSDAAVEALLEKTNGILTLENMEHADDLMLELAGICPRDRVSVGGVVDTRNPKKPLSTNVKVTGRTFEGKISTHTFTLGDETSMAANVCGPAFGYLKAGKTLHDRGIYGIFTPAEVMPQYVN
- a CDS encoding NADH-quinone oxidoreductase subunit M; translated protein: MTTHFPWLTAIILLPLLSALAIPVIPDKEGKTVRWYALSVTLLDFALIVYAFWNSYNINNTQLQLTESYPWLPQIGLNWSVGVDGLSMPLVILSGLITTLALLASWQIKHKPRLFYFLLLVLYSAQIGVFTASDLLLFFIFWEVELVPVYLLISIWGGSKRRYAATKFILYTALASIFILISGLILAFSGDYITFNFSELAAKNYTVAVEVLAYVGFLIAFGVKLPLFPLHTWLPDAHSEAPAPVSMILAGVLLKMGGYGLIRLNLEMLPHAHLKFAPVLVIVGVINIVYGAFSAFGQTNLKRRLAYSSISHMGFVLIGIASFTELGMNGAVLQMISHGLIAAALFFLCGSTYERTHTLMMDEMGGLAKYMPRIFALFTAASLASLALPGMSGFVGELTVFLGVTTSDVYSSVFKTVVVFLTAVGLILTPIYLLSMLRMVFYGQENLNLNLENYSLDAKPREVFITLCLLIPIIGIGLYPKLATNAYDSKTMEVASKVRSVVPIIAQQEEATRQASLYNSLLVSPGMIAPKL
- a CDS encoding glycosyltransferase: MKILLLHPNFPAQFRHVAVALAAQGHQVVFGTRREEGQLTGVSKVIYNPSRDIKPETHHYLRTLEGAVLQGQAIYRLIETLKQQQFSPDIVYGHSGWGPTLFIKDVLPKAQLLCYFEWFYHSHGSDADFDPSDPLSADDGPRIRLKNTPMLTDLYTCDRGLSPTYWQRQQFPQEFHSKITVRHDGVDTGFFIPEPESKLVLPSIDLDLSQATEIITYVARGMEPYRGFPQFMEAVAILQQRRPNTHVVIVGQDRVAYGKNLPEGQSYKQLMLDKFSFDLSRLHFTGLLPYNQYLKVLQASSVHIYLTRPFVLSWSMLEAMATGCLLVASDTQPVTEMIQNGYNGLLVNFFDVEAIVKRVEEALDNPEAMLPIRTRARETIINQYDLATLLPEHLNWILNRDSKSTTKKKKGFGG
- a CDS encoding chemotaxis protein CheW, encoding MVANLFNNPSQAKEEQFLRVYLVPDTNILININQVTEVLNVPLEKIVPIPQMPAWTMGVYNWRGEVLWMVDLGHLVGLTPWHRQNYNKSDHRAIVVHSSGEKLGLVVNQVQDIELLNPGEIKSPPASSVTPELVPFLRGYWLKANGEILIVIDAETIMAAMPKP
- a CDS encoding amino acid ABC transporter substrate-binding protein; its protein translation is MRFVKLKTLFLAILCLGISLPAQGNSTLDYLRENRVLKVGIRDDAIPFGYRSNQGNLTGMCIDFIAILRQQILAEIGQDTLTIRLIESSLSNRFRLVEENIVHLECGPNTIRENTGFKITFSEAFFVSGTQFLLKTSQRTNINLNSDLANVSLGVLRGSTTEKYLRETYPEANLVLFQGNTGRTRGVQAVAQGNIDAMVSDGILLLGEGIVLGFDFNQTYTLLPSNPLTCDYYGMILPEDDLEWRELVNEAIAEFNTTQDQWLTEIRDYFNDAQNYCQSR
- a CDS encoding NAD(P)H-quinone oxidoreductase subunit J, whose product is MTENSAELAPVGKVGSWLTANNWEYEVLPSDHLGIELIKVSPDLLLPIAQALYDQGFNYLQCQGAYDLGAGKELVSFYHLVKLTDDESPIEEVRIKVFLPRENPVVPSVYWIWQAADWQERESYDMYGIIYSGHPNLKRILMPEDWVGWPLRKDYISPDFYELQDAY
- a CDS encoding DUF4327 family protein, which translates into the protein MITNTLPAPTTVKYSIDMIRDEVRQLLDRGFISRHQPIYVLCQYIPPREWVCVECELEKCDYLLRDQIGDLVASENWDND
- a CDS encoding response regulator encodes the protein METALIVEDSPTQRGIITGYLQQLGINVVVANSGEEALEKIETTSPNLIVLDVVLPGRSGFEICRDLKSQDKTKGIPIIICSTKDSEMDKFWGMKQGANAYLAKPLNQDEFIRTVKQLINL
- a CDS encoding NAD(P)H-quinone oxidoreductase subunit 3 — encoded protein: MFVLSGYEYLLGFFFVSSLVPLLALTASKLLRPSGGGPERRTTYESGMEPIGGAWIQFNIRYYMFALVFVVFDVETVFLYPWAVAFNRLGLFAFIEALIFIAVLVIALVYAWRKGALEWS
- a CDS encoding response regulator, encoding MTSEDSTNNPLTSGPLKEFAVSKQTGLGFFDTLKQPRFSGQLELTSPDHRRWVFYLYLGRIIYATGGIHPVRRWRRHLAIYFPHMPSHLNALQADIDNLPVEDLRICWEYQLLCLWVEQQKVTLEQAAKMIRATIVEVLFDVTQAMQIACKLSSEKTLSTRLVLIDAEQVIVEAQKLWQGWQAAKIADRSPDMAPIIAQPEQLQQKTSEQIYHTLSQLLDGQQTLRDLAVRMKRDVLTVTRSLLPYIQEGLVRLVEIDDFPTPTLPNIPTVISNSRDGQKHLIACVDDSPLVCQSMEKILKQNGYEFLGINDALRAIAILLSRKPDLIFLDLIMPNANGYEICSQLRKLSFFRHTPIVILTGNDGLIDRVRAKMVGSSDFLSKPVDAEVVINVIRKHLREGVNYNPNENYLS
- a CDS encoding NADH-quinone oxidoreductase subunit B; translated protein: MNPKSTLQQETEKILNPAKPGQVTQDLSENVILTTVDDLYNWAKLSSLWPLLYGTACCFIEFAALIGSRFDFDRFGLVPRSSPRQADLIITAGTVTMKMAPALVRLYEEMPEPKYVIAMGACTITGGMFSSDSPSAVRGVDKLIPVDVYIPGCPPRPEAIIDAIVKLRKKVANESLQERASKTEQTHRYYSITHNLQAVEPILTGKYLQTINQQTPPQLTQGEQPLASELLQPQQEEINSDGE